A genomic window from Phoenix dactylifera cultivar Barhee BC4 chromosome 7, palm_55x_up_171113_PBpolish2nd_filt_p, whole genome shotgun sequence includes:
- the LOC103707116 gene encoding preprotein translocase subunit SECY, chloroplastic, with protein MLLPSVREPLSSSSSSSFSSSSGLLLLSGLCSSVPRPSTASSWSGHRVLRASSSSVVEGAPKRNPSWKSLLRLGFKNGNSKRCIPQPDGSVFDPLAFNMEKPSGLNVAWDSVMDFFSQTFESTFSPRKEKSSLNRGVAAAIEDSSIDIGDFFKGPLPGKFLKLLGYLALSRLGVYVPLGGVNREAFVGNLDQNSLLSTLDSFSGGGIGRLGICSLGIVPFINAQIVFQLLTQIYPKLQDLQKREGEAGRKKVLQYTRYASVGFAVVQAIGQVLYLRPYVNDFSTEWVLSSVTFLTLGSVFTTYIGERISDLKLGNGTSLLIFTNIISYLPISFGRTIAQAFQDGNYIGLATIIMSFFLLVLGIVYVQEAERKIPLNYASRYSSRSGGLQKSAYLPFKVNSSGVMPIIFSTSSLALPGTLARFSGLAALKKAAVALNPGGGLYLPTNVLLIAFFNYYYTFLQLDPDDVSEQLKRQGASIPLVRPGKSTAAFLKTVLSRISVLGSAFLAVLAAGPAVIEQTTHLTAFRGFAGTSILILVGCATDTARKVQAEIISQKYKNIEFYDIDRL; from the exons ATGCTCCTCCCCTCGGTTCGGgagcctctctcctcctcctcctcctcctccttctcctcctcctccggtcTTCTTCTACTCTCCGGCCTCTGTTCCTCCGTCCCTCGGCCTTCCACCGCCTCCTCGTGGTCTGGCCACCGCGTCCTCAGGGCTTCGTCCTCCTCCGTGGTGGAAGGAGCGCCAAAGAGAAACCCCAGCTGGAAATCTCTCCTGCGTCTCGGCTTCAAGAACGGAAACAGCAAGAG GTGTATTCCACAACCTGATGGCTCAGTTTTTGATCCTTTGGCTTTTAACATGGAGAAACCTTCAGGTTTAAATGTTGCTTGGGACAGTGTTATGGATTTCTTTTCCCAAACATTTGAAAGTACATTTAGTCCAAGGAAGGAGAAATCTTCTTTAAATCGAGGGGTAGCAG CTGCAATTGAGGATAGCTCCATTGACATCGGTGATTTTTTTAAAGGCCCTCTACCTGGGAAATTTCTGAAGCTTTTAGGATATTTAGCTTTATCTCGACTTGGAGTCTATGTACCTTTAGGTGGAGTCAACCGTGAAGCATTTGTTGGTAATTTGGACCAGAACAGTCTTCTAAGCACTTTAGATTCATTTTCTGGTGGTGGGATTGGTAGGCTGGGAATCTGCTCCCTTGGTATCGTTCCATTTATCAATGCACAAATAGTATTTCAGCTTCTTACTCAGATCTATCCAAAGTTGCAAGATCttcagaagagagagggagaagcagGCAGGAAAAAGGTTCTTCAGTATACACGCTATGCTTCAGTAGGGTTTGCAGTGGTCCAG GCCATTGGGCAAGTGCTTTACCTTCGTCCATATGTCAATGACTTCAGTACAGAATGGGTATTATCATCAGTTACATTTTTGACACTTGGATCAGTTTTTACTACTTACATTGGGGAAAGGATATCTGACCTGAAACTTGGAAATGGAACTTCTCTATTAATATTCACAAACATCATATCATACTTGCCTATATCATTTGGACGAACAATTGCACAAGCATTTCAGGATGGAAATTACATCGGACTTGCTACCATCATCATGTCATTTTTTCTATTAGTCCTTGGTATTGTGTATGTCCAG GAAGCTGAGAggaaaatacccctcaattatGCTTCAAGATACAGCAGTAGAAGTGGGGGGCTTCAAAAATCTGCATATCTTCCTTTCAAG GTGAACAGCTCAGGGGTGATGCCCATCAtattttcaacatcatcattagCTTTACCTGGTACTCTGGCACGCTTCTCTGGTTTGGCTGCTCTCAAAAAAGCTGCAGTTGCATTGAACCCAGGCG GTGGATTGTATCTTCCTACTAATGTATTGCTGATAGCTTTCTTCAATTATTACTATACATTTCTCCAATTGGATCCTGATGATGTAAGTGAGCAGTTGAAGCGTCAGGGTGCTTCGATACCACTTGTCCGACCTGGAAAAAGTACAGCTGCTTTTCTTAAAACA GTTCTTAGCCGGATATCAGTTTTAGGTTCTGCCTTTTTGGCCGTGCTGGCTGCTGGCCCCGCTGTGATCGAACAGACCACTCACTTGACTGCATTCCGAGGATTTGCAGGCACTTCCATTCTCATCCTCGTTGGGTGTGCAACTGATACAGCAAGAAAAGTTCAGGCAGAGATAATATCACAGAAGTACAAGAATATTGAGTTCTATGATATTGACCGGTTATGA
- the LOC103707117 gene encoding protein transport protein Sec61 subunit gamma-like, translating to MDALDSVVDPLRDFAKDSMRLVKRCHKPDRKEFTKVAFRTAVGFVVMGFVGFFVKLIFIPINNIIVGSG from the exons ATGGATGCCTTGGATTCGGTTGTCGATCCCCTGCGGGACTTCGCCAAGGACAGCATGCGCCTCGTGAAGAGGTGCCACAAGCCTGATCGCAAAG AGTTCACAAAGGTGGCCTTCCGCACGGCAGTCGGATTCGTGGTGATGGGGTTCGTGGGGTTCTTCGTGAAGCTGATCTTTATCCCGATCAACAACATCATCGTCGGATCTGGCTAG